Proteins from a single region of Fundulus heteroclitus isolate FHET01 chromosome 12, MU-UCD_Fhet_4.1, whole genome shotgun sequence:
- the LOC118564849 gene encoding nuclear factor 7, brain-like: MAEKVALLESYLSCHVCSETFRDPVSLSCNHSFCSSCLQKFWEQDGNKNCPICKRRSSKDFPKVNFPLKELADSFTGRQKSGSSEAEKGAKHLMVVCSKHQEDPKLFCEDEQRAVCPVCEFSLHQSHKVVPIEQAVSELKEQLRSDLKSLQDKRNKHKQVEKTYEDVIQHSKKQLLSTERQIKAEFNKLHQFLKEEEESRLAALREEEEQKRKTISREMKRIQEQISSLSDSISAVEEDLQKDKVSFLSSYKATQSRARGQRSLSDPQLVSGALIDVAKHLGNLSFRVWEKMKEKVHFTPVILDPNTAGGWLYLSDDLTCLRQGDTEQKLPDNPERNKYVEVFGSEGFSLGKHSWEVEVGDHPGWFIGYVKESVDRKGEASTSPEDGIWCLVHRDGKYTNGAGQTLTVKKNLQKIRVQLDYDRGEVSFYDPEDMSHIYTYEDTFTEKLFPYFNVGKAADAKTSDLKICQTDISF, translated from the coding sequence CTGCCTGCAGAAATTCTGGGAACAAGATGGAAACAAGAACTGTCCCATCTGTAAAAGAAGATCTTCCAAGGATTTTCCAAAAGTAAACTTCCCTCTGAAGGAACTGGCTGACTCTTTTACTGGAAGACAGAAATCTGGATCATCTGAGGCAGAAAAAGGAGCAAAGCATCTGATGGTGGTCTGCAGCAAACACCAAGAAGACCCtaaactgttctgtgaagacgaGCAGAGAgctgtgtgtcctgtctgtgaGTTTTCTCTCCACCAGAGTCACAAAGTGGTTCCTATAGAACAAGCAGTCAGTGAGCTGAAGGAGCAGCTGAGATCTGACTTAAAGTCTCTGCAGGACAAGaggaacaaacacaaacaggtgGAGAAAACGTACGAGGATGTGATTCAACACTCCAAGAAGCAGCTGTTgtccacagagagacagatcaAAGCAGAGTTCAACAAGCTCCACCAGTTcctgaaagaggaagaggagtccaGACTGGCAGctctgagggaggaagaggagcagaagaggaaGACTATCAGCAGAGAGATGAAGAGGATCCAGGAGCAGATCTCCTCTCTGTCAGACAGCATCTCTGCTGTTGAAGAAGACTTACAGAAAGACAAGGTGTCGTTCCTCAGCAGTTATAAAGCCACTCAGAGCagagccagaggtcagaggtcactgtCAGATCCACAGCTGGtctcaggagctctgatagaTGTGGCCAAACACCTGGGCAACCTGTCCTTCAGAGTCtgggagaagatgaaggagaagGTCCACTTCACTCCTGTCATTCTGGACCCAAACACTGCAGGTGGATGGCTCTACCTGTCTGATGATCTGACATGTTTGAGACAAGGAGACACAGAGCAGAAGCTTCCTGATAATCCAGAAAGAAACAAGTATGTTGAAGTCTTTGGTTCTGAGGGCTTCAGCTTGGGGAAACACAGctgggaggtggaggtgggagACCATCCTGGCTGGTTCATTGGTTATGTTAAAGAGTCAGTTGACAGGAAGGGAGAGGCATCTACTTCACCAGAAGATGGAATCTGGTGTTTAGTTCATCGTGATGGAAAATACACTAATGGTGCTGGTCAAACTCTCACAGTAAAGAAGAATCTCCAGAAGATCAGAGTCCAGCTGGACTATGACAGGGGGGAGGTGTCCTTCTACGACCCTGAAGACATGTCTCACATCTACACTTATGAAGACACTTTCACTGAGAAACTCTTCCCTTATTTCAATGTTGGAAAAGCTGCTGATGCCAAAACTTCAGATCTCAAAATCTGTCAAactgacatttctttttaa